The genomic region CCCACTTCCTCGATCCCAATCTTGCCGTCGTAGAGCAGTTGTCCACCATGAAGGAGACTCCACGAGCATGCATGAAAGGATTCAGAGAATCAACGGATTCTATGACACTTTCGTTTATAATTTCAGAGTATGAATGGCCTTTCTTCCTCAATATCTCAATCTAGAaggacaaaaaaaaaatatataatttcacAATTACTATGAAAAAACTACGAAATAGTATTCAAAATTAATTTTTTAGTTTATATATACCTGTGCCATCATCAATGCGACATAAACACCAGCAGTGAAAGGGTATAATGGTCCAAGGTCGCCTGCTGGACGAGCTGCTCGGACTTTCTCACCAACTTTCCACATTTGTGTTTGATCGATGTTGCCCATAGGGAATGCTGGTAATCCTTCTTTCTCCTGCGAGCAAAAGTTGAAGGCAAATGAATATAAGAAATTGCATAAACCTAAATATAGATTCATATAAGGTAAAAACACATACATAAAAGCGACGACCAGCCAAGACGACACTCCGAATCTCACTGCCGGAGGCAACATCTTCATAACACTCATATAAAATCTCCATGCAAGGATAAAAAGAGGCACTGTATGCAATCTCAAATTCCTTCTTCCCGTCTTCAGTCAATGAGTCGTATACAGCCAACATACCCTATAAAAAATTTACTTTTAAACTATCTGTACTTACAAAAACAAAGGAAAATAAACTAAAAGGAGACTTTTTCCTGACCTTTGTCGAGATAGTCCTGGATATGATTCCTGTAATGCACTCAACTGTGTTTTTGTAAGCATCTTCCTCGCTCATTCCATTTAGTCTGTACCTCCTAAACAAGGACTCCACAATTCCATGAACTGCTCCAAGTAGAATACCTCTCTCCCCAAAGATGTCGCTCTTGTATTCTTGTTCCATTGTCGTCGCGAACGTGAAAGGCGAGCCGAGAGCAACTGACCATCCTAACGCGACTTCGGTGGCTCTACCATCGACATCCTGACGACGACAAGAATTCATTATCCTCCATTTACTTATTTGTGTATTAAAAGTTTAAAACAAGTCCAaatgagagaaagagagagagttaAACCTGGTGGACAGCAAAACTGGAGTTGATGCCAGCACCATTAACTTCTTTCCCTTGAACATATAATCTCCGAACAGATGGGCCCATTCCCTTGGGGCAGACGGCAATCACACTAATGTCCATCGGGAAATCAAGACCCATTGACTGCAAATGGCCAAGGAGAAATCCATG from Rutidosis leptorrhynchoides isolate AG116_Rl617_1_P2 unplaced genomic scaffold, CSIRO_AGI_Rlap_v1 contig93, whole genome shotgun sequence harbors:
- the LOC139885297 gene encoding ketol-acid reductoisomerase, chloroplastic-like; protein product: MAATATSASTFTPSLSTPSSSTSSNPKSSFLGFKFGLFNEIKPLKASSCGGSSMAARMMVSSMPATVKAPMSLDFETSVFRKENISLAGHEEYIVRGGRDLFPLLPEAFKGIKQIGVIGWGSQGPAQAQNLRDSLAEVNSDIVVKIGLRKGSRSFAEARGAGFTEENGTLGDIWETVSGSDLVLLLISDAAQADNYEKVFSHMKPGSILGLSHGFLLGHLQSMGLDFPMDISVIAVCPKGMGPSVRRLYVQGKEVNGAGINSSFAVHQDVDGRATEVALGWSVALGSPFTFATTMEQEYKSDIFGERGILLGAVHGIVESLFRRYRLNGMSEEDAYKNTVECITGIISRTISTKGMLAVYDSLTEDGKKEFEIAYSASFYPCMEILYECYEDVASGSEIRSVVLAGRRFYEKEGLPAFPMGNIDQTQMWKVGEKVRAARPAGDLGPLYPFTAGVYVALMMAQIEILRKKGHSYSEIINESVIESVDSLNPFMHARGVSFMVDNCSTTARLGSRKWAPRFDYILTQQAMVAVDQGTPLNRDLISNFLSDSVHGAIEVCAQLRPTVDISVPADADFVRPELRQSSN